The following proteins are co-located in the Desulfatitalea tepidiphila genome:
- a CDS encoding class I SAM-dependent methyltransferase: MNAPEWEDETRGIVDYYSRLLNKHGVSPRALDWGSLESQQLRFAVLADIGRMDGCSLLDVGCGFADLLDFLVSRNWNVHYTGYDLNGALIEQAKSRFPQGTFEVRDLLAEPDLSPRFDYVVASGIFYLRRKDAPAYVEEMVGRMFSLCRKGLAFNTLSIRAVAREPGELYADPAKILTMCLNLTPRVVLRHDYLPHDFSIYMYKK, translated from the coding sequence ATGAACGCGCCTGAATGGGAAGACGAAACGCGCGGGATTGTCGACTATTATTCCAGGCTGTTGAACAAGCATGGTGTAAGCCCGAGGGCCCTGGATTGGGGAAGTCTGGAGTCGCAGCAACTGCGCTTTGCCGTATTGGCCGACATAGGCCGGATGGATGGATGCAGTCTCTTGGACGTCGGCTGCGGTTTTGCCGACCTGCTGGATTTCCTTGTCAGCCGGAATTGGAATGTTCACTATACCGGTTACGATTTGAATGGCGCTCTTATCGAACAGGCCAAATCGCGCTTCCCCCAGGGCACTTTCGAGGTGCGGGACCTTTTGGCTGAACCTGATTTGAGTCCCCGGTTCGATTATGTCGTTGCCAGCGGCATTTTTTACCTGAGGCGCAAGGATGCCCCGGCATATGTTGAAGAGATGGTCGGCCGGATGTTCAGCCTGTGCCGCAAGGGGTTGGCCTTCAATACACTCAGTATTCGGGCGGTCGCACGCGAGCCGGGAGAGCTGTATGCGGATCCGGCCAAAATATTGACAATGTGCCTGAATTTGACGCCCCGGGTGGTTCTCCGGCACGACTACCTGCCGCATGATTTTTCCATTTATATGTACAAAAAGTGA
- a CDS encoding methionyl-tRNA formyltransferase, protein MKVFFLGNHTVGVRTLETLLESDQVIGVVAHPHDPEDGVDYLSVYDFAREKGLDVVRMHGRDRNLPELIHDCKPDLVWVTDYRYLLPPSVLSAAPLGTVNLHPSLLPKYRGRAPINWAILNGEKELGLTAHFVDGGMDTGDIIAQITYNLNTDQDVADALEILYPLYRKVTRHVLNCFRAGQVPRKAQDQSQASAFPRRGPKDGLIDWGQSARRIRDLVRAVAPPYPGAFSHLRHKRIKILSAGCDTERPHIGVPGEIVGRRRNGFVVATGKGSLLVKKAILAEDGRQVIAEPGEILENR, encoded by the coding sequence ATGAAGGTATTCTTTCTCGGGAATCACACCGTAGGGGTCCGGACTTTGGAGACCCTCCTGGAAAGCGATCAGGTCATCGGCGTAGTGGCTCATCCACATGATCCGGAAGATGGCGTCGACTATTTATCGGTGTACGATTTCGCCCGCGAGAAAGGACTCGACGTGGTCCGCATGCACGGGCGAGACCGCAATTTGCCCGAATTGATTCATGACTGCAAACCCGATCTCGTCTGGGTAACGGATTACCGGTATCTGCTGCCCCCATCCGTGCTTTCGGCCGCACCGTTGGGAACCGTCAATCTCCATCCCAGCCTGCTGCCAAAATATCGCGGCAGAGCGCCGATCAATTGGGCGATACTGAATGGAGAGAAAGAACTGGGGCTGACCGCGCACTTCGTCGATGGGGGCATGGATACGGGGGATATCATCGCCCAGATCACCTACAATTTGAACACGGATCAGGATGTGGCCGATGCGCTCGAGATCCTCTATCCGCTTTACCGAAAGGTGACACGCCACGTTCTGAATTGCTTTCGAGCGGGGCAGGTACCCAGAAAAGCCCAGGATCAAAGCCAAGCCAGCGCATTCCCTCGACGGGGGCCGAAAGACGGATTGATCGATTGGGGACAGTCCGCAAGGCGAATCAGGGATTTGGTTCGTGCCGTTGCACCTCCTTATCCGGGGGCCTTTTCCCATTTGAGACATAAACGGATTAAGATCTTGTCCGCTGGATGTGATACCGAGAGGCCCCATATCGGCGTGCCCGGAGAAATCGTTGGCCGGAGGCGGAATGGCTTTGTGGTGGCTACGGGGAAAGGCTCTCTTTTGGTCAAAAAAGCCATCCTGGCCGAAGACGGCCGCCAGGTGATAGCTGAACCCGGAGAGATATTGGAGAACAGATGA
- a CDS encoding WbqC family protein, translating into MIVTISQPRYLPWLGYFHRIAASDLFIYLDTVQYTPRDWENRNKVKTSQGAAWLTVPVKARYRCHIPQVIISDTQSWQKKHWHTIVSCYSRAPYFQRYEGKLKEIYQDRTWAELTDLNVTLTKVLCQCLGLSGKRFMKASELGVPGRGNELLLNLCKAVGATVYLSGSQGCHYMDERAFGDAGIGVRYQNYLHPLYPQQFGDFLPCMAVVDLLFNCGDQSLEILMQHQQDIK; encoded by the coding sequence ATGATCGTTACCATCAGTCAGCCTCGTTACCTCCCATGGTTGGGGTATTTTCATCGGATCGCGGCGTCCGACCTGTTCATTTATCTGGATACCGTCCAATACACGCCAAGGGACTGGGAAAACCGTAACAAGGTCAAGACAAGCCAGGGGGCAGCCTGGCTGACAGTGCCGGTAAAAGCACGCTATCGGTGCCATATCCCCCAGGTGATCATCAGCGATACACAATCGTGGCAGAAAAAGCACTGGCATACGATCGTCTCCTGCTATTCCAGGGCGCCTTATTTTCAGCGTTACGAGGGGAAATTGAAGGAGATCTACCAGGATCGCACGTGGGCGGAACTTACGGATTTAAATGTGACGTTGACGAAAGTACTTTGCCAATGCCTGGGGCTGTCAGGAAAGCGGTTCATGAAGGCCTCGGAACTCGGTGTGCCAGGCAGGGGAAATGAATTGCTGTTGAATTTGTGCAAGGCCGTTGGCGCTACGGTCTATTTGTCAGGATCCCAGGGATGTCACTACATGGATGAAAGGGCATTTGGGGACGCGGGTATCGGGGTGCGCTATCAGAACTATCTGCATCCGCTGTATCCACAGCAATTTGGTGATTTCCTTCCCTGCATGGCCGTGGTGGATTTGTTATTCAACTGCGGTGATCAAAGCCTGGAGATACTCATGCAACATCAACAGGATATCAAATGA
- a CDS encoding PIG-L deacetylase family protein: MNILVIAAHPDDEVLGCGGTIARHGNQNDVVHIDIMGEGMNSRFEGSQSASPQKMNDLHDQSRKAAKLLGAQEPAFHNLPDNRFDMVPLLEIIQIIEKSIHRIQPEIIYTHHGSDLNVDHGITLKAVLTATRPMQGCSVRQIYAFEVPSSTGWSFGQQLREFRPNVFFDINDTLELKIEAMRLYESEMRPFPHPRSPEALRALAMFRGSVSGLHAAEAFELIRLLK; this comes from the coding sequence ATGAATATACTCGTAATAGCGGCGCATCCCGACGATGAAGTGCTTGGATGCGGAGGAACGATCGCCAGGCATGGCAACCAAAACGATGTCGTTCATATCGACATAATGGGCGAGGGAATGAATTCGCGATTCGAAGGCAGCCAATCAGCAAGCCCACAAAAGATGAACGATCTGCACGATCAGAGTCGGAAAGCCGCCAAATTGCTTGGCGCACAGGAACCTGCGTTTCACAATCTCCCGGACAACAGATTCGATATGGTTCCGCTGCTTGAAATCATTCAGATCATAGAAAAGAGCATTCACCGGATTCAGCCCGAAATCATCTACACCCATCATGGAAGCGATCTTAATGTGGATCATGGCATCACCTTAAAGGCCGTGTTGACTGCGACGCGCCCAATGCAGGGCTGTAGTGTCCGCCAAATCTATGCCTTCGAGGTCCCTTCTTCCACAGGATGGTCGTTCGGACAGCAACTGCGTGAGTTTCGCCCAAATGTGTTTTTCGATATCAATGACACCCTGGAACTCAAAATTGAAGCGATGAGGCTGTACGAGAGCGAGATGCGCCCATTTCCTCATCCACGATCACCGGAAGCGTTACGCGCACTGGCAATGTTCCGTGGCAGTGTCTCTGGATTGCATGCGGCCGAAGCCTTTGAGCTGATCAGGCTGTTGAAGTGA
- a CDS encoding acylneuraminate cytidylyltransferase family protein yields the protein MMDFSARKPLCIIPARGGSKRLPRKNILSLGGKPLLAWTIEAAKNAGLFDSLWVSSEDEEILETALRFGATPLVRPASLATDHVTVVELCIHLIEEFEFLEKGYTDMYVMLPTSPFRSSETIKRAWRAYLEKGADALMSIVALAHPPQWALMEADGRLSPLYPEQYETPRQGLVSAYRHDGGHAIGKIPRFIRTRSFFGPGTIAFPVPEEEAVDVDEPIDLAWAEFLLQRSEGKS from the coding sequence ATGATGGACTTCTCGGCGCGCAAACCGCTTTGCATCATTCCCGCCCGTGGCGGATCGAAGAGACTCCCAAGGAAAAACATCCTATCACTGGGAGGCAAGCCGTTGCTGGCGTGGACGATCGAGGCGGCTAAGAATGCAGGTCTTTTTGATTCGCTGTGGGTTTCTTCGGAGGACGAGGAAATTCTGGAAACGGCTTTGCGCTTTGGAGCAACGCCTCTGGTGCGGCCGGCCTCGTTGGCCACGGATCATGTCACCGTGGTAGAGCTATGCATCCATCTCATCGAAGAGTTTGAGTTTCTGGAAAAAGGTTATACCGACATGTATGTCATGCTGCCAACTTCCCCTTTTCGCAGCAGTGAAACCATAAAACGGGCATGGCGCGCCTACCTGGAAAAAGGGGCGGATGCGCTCATGAGTATCGTTGCACTTGCCCATCCTCCCCAGTGGGCGCTCATGGAAGCGGACGGACGGCTGAGCCCGTTGTACCCCGAGCAATACGAAACCCCGCGGCAAGGGTTAGTCAGCGCCTATCGGCATGACGGCGGTCATGCCATCGGGAAGATCCCCAGGTTCATTCGCACGCGGTCGTTCTTTGGTCCCGGCACGATTGCTTTCCCGGTACCTGAGGAGGAAGCCGTTGATGTCGACGAACCTATCGACCTTGCCTGGGCCGAATTTTTATTGCAACGCTCTGAAGGGAAATCTTAA
- a CDS encoding B12-binding domain-containing radical SAM protein, translated as MRQRKKILLISYYGRVCLSTKVLSAVLRDAGHQTHLIYLKDDRSTQVDTINPDSKCFQFIRADIGGAIYGSGTDVNPVTPIEMDLLAQKALEIDPDVVALSSRSVHLDLSRTVSRRLKEVLPRARFIAGGYGPSLEPEKYLEFVDYVCIGKGDSAIIDLVEQADPASSPNVASIINGRLHVSALDNPRDLDARPFADWGLENKIMIEDDTVFPLHTKYDPKSYVVIASEGCPSNCTYCQACQWPSIYALYGGRAKKVVMRSPDNVIDELKEAKANLNITTIQFMDSIFTWNKRWLRTFLDLYDRYIALPFFCYTDARFTNSEQLERLKDSGMFSTTIGIQSVDEWTRSKVMGRNVSNEQIIAFAKEVASLEILPTYDIIVWNPFETNESLASGVEFLKRLPKSNRIFIYELKSFPKSAFSRLAEKWNPTPLAHSDYLYWSWIFMMILRSRKTEKSIDKVFSDNAYKKNPYLLRDLYQDLLKTMNDRERLFCIRPIDRGETLRPTMFVEKTSPDATGVVGEDRHYIGGKTARRSLQAGELLHYKDFYASYQDK; from the coding sequence ATGCGACAAAGAAAAAAAATACTTCTTATTTCCTATTATGGGCGTGTCTGTTTGAGCACCAAGGTACTTTCGGCTGTGCTGCGAGATGCCGGACACCAAACGCATTTGATTTATCTGAAGGACGATAGAAGTACTCAGGTCGATACGATTAATCCGGACAGCAAGTGTTTTCAATTTATCCGCGCGGATATCGGTGGGGCGATCTACGGATCGGGCACCGATGTTAATCCAGTCACGCCAATTGAAATGGACCTCCTGGCACAAAAAGCCTTGGAAATAGATCCGGATGTCGTTGCATTGAGCTCGCGTTCGGTTCACTTGGATCTGAGCAGAACCGTCAGTCGACGCCTCAAAGAGGTCCTGCCACGGGCCCGGTTCATTGCAGGCGGGTATGGGCCGAGTCTGGAACCGGAGAAGTATCTTGAGTTTGTTGATTACGTGTGCATCGGTAAAGGTGATTCGGCAATCATCGACCTTGTCGAGCAAGCCGACCCGGCGTCCAGCCCCAATGTGGCATCGATCATCAACGGCCGGCTGCATGTCTCCGCGTTGGACAATCCCAGGGATCTCGACGCCCGGCCCTTTGCGGATTGGGGTCTCGAAAACAAGATCATGATTGAGGATGATACCGTATTTCCGCTTCATACGAAGTACGATCCGAAATCCTATGTGGTCATTGCATCGGAAGGCTGCCCATCCAACTGTACCTATTGTCAGGCGTGCCAGTGGCCAAGCATTTACGCTCTATATGGCGGGCGGGCAAAGAAGGTCGTCATGCGCAGTCCGGACAATGTGATCGATGAACTGAAAGAAGCCAAGGCGAATCTCAATATTACCACGATTCAGTTTATGGACTCGATTTTTACTTGGAATAAGAGATGGCTCCGGACTTTCCTGGATCTCTATGACCGATATATCGCCTTGCCTTTTTTCTGTTACACCGATGCTCGCTTTACTAACAGTGAGCAGCTGGAACGGCTCAAGGATTCTGGCATGTTTTCGACCACGATCGGCATACAGTCGGTCGACGAATGGACGCGAAGCAAGGTCATGGGAAGAAATGTATCCAACGAACAAATCATCGCATTTGCCAAGGAAGTAGCAAGCCTGGAAATCCTTCCAACTTACGATATCATTGTTTGGAATCCGTTTGAGACCAATGAGAGTCTGGCAAGCGGTGTAGAATTTTTGAAACGGCTGCCCAAGTCGAATCGAATTTTCATTTATGAGCTGAAATCGTTTCCTAAAAGCGCTTTTTCAAGACTCGCCGAAAAATGGAATCCCACCCCGTTGGCGCATAGCGACTATCTTTACTGGTCTTGGATATTCATGATGATTCTTCGAAGCCGAAAGACCGAAAAATCTATCGACAAGGTTTTCAGCGACAACGCATACAAAAAAAATCCTTACTTGTTGCGTGACCTATATCAGGATTTGCTGAAAACGATGAACGATCGCGAAAGGCTTTTCTGCATCCGGCCCATTGATAGAGGAGAAACGTTGCGACCAACCATGTTCGTTGAAAAAACAAGTCCGGACGCTACCGGGGTCGTCGGGGAAGACCGGCATTACATCGGCGGGAAAACGGCCCGACGATCGCTGCAGGCCGGCGAGTTGTTGCACTACAAGGATTTTTATGCCTCCTACCAGGATAAGTGA